The Candidatus Mancarchaeum acidiphilum sequence TTGATGACAATATGGCTATAGAAGAATACCTGCTTGATGAGTCTGCAAAGAAAAACGTTGCAACGGTTCGCTTCTGGAATGTCAATAAGGACTCGGTGGTTATAGGATACGGAGAATCGACAAGCAACATAAAGAGAGTTGATTCAAGCTTTGATTTCACAAGGCGCATAACCGGCGGATCCCACGTCCAATTTGACAAGAACTGCCTTGCCTATACGTTTACGGCTCCAAGGGACGGGAGCTTCAGGCATTTTGATGATATGCGCAAATATTATGCAGAAAAGATAGTGGACGCTCTATCTGATCTTGGGATAGATGACATTGTTGCCGACAACAAGGCTTCCACGATAAATGTGGATGGGAAAGTGATAGCAAGCCATGCTATGTTCTGGGGGGTGGACAGCGCACTTATACATGGGCTTATGCTCATAGACCATTATGATGTAGACAAATTATACGAAAGGATGATACTGAAGGATAGGAAGATAGGCAAGAATGTGTATAGGGAATATGATGCACTTAAATCCGCTCCTGCAGCCAAAGACCTTCTGTTTACAGATAAGACGGATGTCCCTAAGGACAGGAAGGTGGATTATGTCAAAGAAAAGATAGTTGACAGGATACTTGAAAAAGTAACTGATGGAAGGTACGTAAAAAGAGGGATAGATGGCAGTGTGATTGGCGCTTCTAGGAGGCTTGTCTCCTCAACACACATAGGCACCCCTTGGGTAAGCAAGCGTGCCCCTCCTTATACAAGCGATATTGTAGAAGCTATACCTGGAGAAGAGCTTGCTGGGAAGCTCAAGAAGGATCTTGGCTACTGCATGTACATAGAGGTTCCTGACAAAGATTTCTCAAAGATGGTCGAACCTGCTGATGACTTATAAACCCTCCTTTGATTTTTGCAAGGTAAACATTTAAAATATTGAATAATACAAATTTATTGATTTTATGGTAAAAAATGCTAATGGCAAATTCGTCCTTAAAGCGCTTCTTTTAACTGAAAATAATGGCAAGATATTGGTGCAGTTTGTAAGAAATGGCAAAAAAGGGCGCCTTTACCGACCTCTTGGCGGGCACGTTGAATTTGGCGAAAAGAGTGAGGGTACAATAAAAAGAGAGATCAGGGAAGAGGTTGACTCTTCTATAAAAGACTTGAAGTTCGTTGGCTTCATAGAGAACATATACAGGTCTGAGACAAGGCTTCACCACGAGATTGATTTCATATACGAGGGCAAGCTTTCAAATGAAAAATTATTCGAGAATGAGATATTTGACAGGGATGAAGACGGCAGGAAGGAAAAAGCTTACTGGATAGAAAAAAGCCTGTTTAAAGAGGAAAAAATCAAGATAGTGCCAAGAAATATTTTGAAGTATTTGTGATCGCTTATCACACTGGGCTTGAAGTATATCTTTTATTTGCCGTTTGATATGTCCTCCGCTATTCTTACAAAGTTTTTATTGAAAACTTCTACCCTTTCCAATACATTGTATTCGGAAAATGCCCTGTTTTCATCTTCTAGCATCATAATGCTATGCCATCCGCCTTTTGGATCCCCTTTTTGGATGTCTGAAAATTTTATAGGGACTTTGAAAGAGTACTCCAAGTACCTTCCATCCGGGTGGGCGTATACCGCATTGATATCGAAGAAGCCCGTCCAATCTCCAACCGCCTTCATTATCTGTATCAGCCTTTCGACTGGCATTTTTCGTATAATGTAATTGGCATATGGCCCTGGTATGTTTTGGCCCAATGCATTTGCAACAACACTGTGGTCCTCTCTTATCACATCGACAGAATTCTCCTTTGCTGCTATCAATGCAGTGTACCTTGCAACCTCCATGCTTGTATCTGCCTGTATCTCAGGATAGTCCACGTCAAGCATCTTTAGCTCTATGCCGTATTTCTCAAATGCGCTTTTCGCGGCAATTATCTTGGCTTCGTTCTTAGTTATAAGATATATTGTTTTCCCCATACACACACCGATTACTATCAAAACTTCAAATTTTGTTTTAAATTAACTTAATTAGTAAATTTATAATTATTTGA is a genomic window containing:
- a CDS encoding lipoate--protein ligase family protein, whose translation is MFDYEYWGNNILPIDDNMAIEEYLLDESAKKNVATVRFWNVNKDSVVIGYGESTSNIKRVDSSFDFTRRITGGSHVQFDKNCLAYTFTAPRDGSFRHFDDMRKYYAEKIVDALSDLGIDDIVADNKASTINVDGKVIASHAMFWGVDSALIHGLMLIDHYDVDKLYERMILKDRKIGKNVYREYDALKSAPAAKDLLFTDKTDVPKDRKVDYVKEKIVDRILEKVTDGRYVKRGIDGSVIGASRRLVSSTHIGTPWVSKRAPPYTSDIVEAIPGEELAGKLKKDLGYCMYIEVPDKDFSKMVEPADDL
- a CDS encoding NUDIX hydrolase, encoding MVKNANGKFVLKALLLTENNGKILVQFVRNGKKGRLYRPLGGHVEFGEKSEGTIKREIREEVDSSIKDLKFVGFIENIYRSETRLHHEIDFIYEGKLSNEKLFENEIFDRDEDGRKEKAYWIEKSLFKEEKIKIVPRNILKYL
- a CDS encoding non-canonical purine NTP pyrophosphatase → MGKTIYLITKNEAKIIAAKSAFEKYGIELKMLDVDYPEIQADTSMEVARYTALIAAKENSVDVIREDHSVVANALGQNIPGPYANYIIRKMPVERLIQIMKAVGDWTGFFDINAVYAHPDGRYLEYSFKVPIKFSDIQKGDPKGGWHSIMMLEDENRAFSEYNVLERVEVFNKNFVRIAEDISNGK